The Nerophis lumbriciformis linkage group LG04, RoL_Nlum_v2.1, whole genome shotgun sequence genome contains the following window.
CCTTTTCCGAAAAGTCTCTGAATTCTCGCTGCCTCACGGTGTCGGGGGTAGAGCACGTGGGCTGGTGTCCGTCAAAGTTCAGGCGCAATCGCCGACGTACCACCCATAGCAGGCGGCAGTCGCAAGCTAGGGGATTCCCATCCAGTCTGAGCACCTGAAGGTTTCCCACTGAGTGCAAGGTGCTCTCCTCTAAAGTTGTGAGGTGATTGGATGAAACATTAAGCATGCGAAAGTAGGTTAGGCCCCTGAAAGCCCCCGGTTCTATACGTAGCAAGTTCCCCCCGACAAGATGTAACTCTTGGAGTCTAAGGAGATCCCCCAACAGGTTACTTTGAATAACAGTGATTGGGTTATAGGACAGGTCTAGGAAGCGCAGGTGTACCAGGGGACGAAGAGCTGAGTATGGCACAGCACTGAGGTTGCAGTTGCTAATGACCAGAGCAGTCAAATTGAGTCCAATCAGGCTGTTGCTCGCCATCGTGTCCAGAGTTGGCCAACTCACCATGATCAGGGTGTGTAGACGATGCAGCCGACGGAAAGCATTGTTAGGCAGAGTGGAAATGGTGAGACGGAGCATGCGAAGGCGCATCAGGCTCTGGAGCTGAGACAACGCCTCGGTGGGAATAGACGTCAAATTACTACGATCTATGTTAAGTTCCTGCAGACTATGCAAACCCACAAAAGCCCGCTGAGAGATGAACACCAAGTCATTTTCATCAGCCTCAAGCGTCTGCAGGTTCACCATCTCTTTGAATGTGTAGTCTAGGAAGACCAGAATCTCATTCTGGCTCAGATCCAAAAATCGTAGACTGGACAGGCCAGAAAAAACCCCGACAGGAATGATCTTGAGTCGATTGTTTTTAATCCGAAGTGTCCTGAGGATCTGTAGTCCCTGGAAAGCATCCACCTCAATCATAGAGATTAGATTATCGCTAAGGTCGAGTTCTTGAAGTTGCGGGAGGCCAGAGAACTGCCGGCGCCCTACAGTCCTGATCTTGTTGTAGGACAAATCCAGACGCCTTGCATCGCCGGAAAAACCCTCCGGGATGGTGTTCAAATGTTTGCCGGAGCAGATGACTTCCTTCGCCTCGTGTGGACACACGCACCGTGGAGGGCAACTTTCTGCTGACACCTGCAGTCCGGCCTGCAGCAGGATGCCCAACGCTGCCCATCGAACCACAGACTCCACAAACATCTTACCCCCTTTCTGGAAGGACACACAGACCACTGGTCAGACCTTGGACAAAGTGCTGACATAGAAGTATAACTACGACTTCTTGACACGGAACATAAGAAAAATACCCTTTGAGAGCCAGAGCCAGACTGCAGATGATCATAACCAGGGCCAGTCTGGTCGGAATCAGGCTTGGGTCtggtctagtgttagtcctttaTGCCGTCGAGTCGCCTGTAGGAAGACAGAGACTAAGTTAGAGTCGCTTCATTGGCAGGGTGACCGAAACGTGGACATGCAGGTCCGATCAGAAGCAGATGTTGCACAAGTGGGACCATCctgaatctgtgtgtgtgtgtgtgtgtgtgtgtgtgtgtgtgtgtgtgtgtgtgtgtgtgtgtgtgtgtgtgtgtgtgtgtgtgtgtgtcacagatTATCGAAGGACACATTCCGTTTACTGTATGGCAgctctgtcgccagaattttactgtaaaaacaaaagtagtaccatttttcaatttacagtaaattactgtaaaatgATGAGATTTTACAGTAATACAAAAACCTGACAGCTCAGTCATCATACTTTTTACGTTAAATAAAAGTGGTATCGtggtttttttttcccttttacagtaatgcactgtaaaaacaactgtaaatgttacagtaaacaaaaactggcagctcatttgtaggattttacagtaagaaataaagttgtttttccatttacagtaatgcactgttttatagtaaaaaactggcagcttcgtcgccagaattttaccgtacaaTATAAAAgtgttacagtaatgcactgtaaaaacaacacttgtaggttttacagtaaaaaacaaactggcagctcaggcatACCATAAGAATAACAGTAGTATCCttcttcaatttacagtaattcattgTAAAAATTACACTTTTACAGTATTACAAAACCTGACAAGTCAGATGCATAATTATTATGTTAAATAAAAGTGGTGTTGTTATTTtcagtttacagtaatgcactgtaaaaacaactgtaaatgttacagtaaacaaaaacggGCAGCTCATTTGTaggattttacagtaagaaatagttgttttttcatttacagtaatgcactgttttacagtaaaaaactggcagcttcgtcgccagaattttaccctaCAATATAAAAGTgttacagtaatgcaccgtaaaaacaatacttgtaggttttacagtaaaaaaccaacaactggcagctcaatcgccaggattttactgtaaaattaaaagttcactgtaaaaattacacgtttaccattttttttttcaatttacagaaatgcactgtaaaaacaactgtaaatgTTACAGttaacaaaaactggcagctcatttgtaggattttacagtaagaaatagttgtttttccatttacagtaatgcactgttttacagtaaaaaactggcagattCGTCGCCAGAATTGTACAGTACAATATAAAAGTGttatagtaatgcactgtaaaaacaacaattgtaggttttacggtaaaaaaacaaaactggcagctcagtcgccaggattttactgtaaaattaaaagtggtatcaatttacagtaattcactgtaaaaatgacaattttacagtaatacaaAACCTGACAAGTCAGATGCATAATTATTATGTTAAATacaagtggtattgttttttcaatttacagtaatgcactgtaaaaacaactgtaaatgTTACAGTTAACAAAATCTGACAGCTCATTTAcaggattttacagtaagaaataaagttgtttttacatttacagtaatgcactattttacagtaaaaactggcagcttaatcggcagaattttaccgaacaatataaaaaagtgttacagtaatgcactgtaaaaacaacaattgtaggttttgcagtaaaaaaaaaactggcggctcagtcgccaggattttactgtaaaattaaaagtGGTATACATTTACAGTTTTGTACTGTAAACATgacaagattttacagtcaaaaaaacCTGACCGGTCAGATGCATGATTATGTTCAATAAAAGTGGAGATGCATGATTATGTTCAAtaaaagtggtattgttttttttttttttttcaatttacagtaatgtaaaaacaactgtaaaagtggtattgtttttactttaatttacagtaatgcactgtgaaaacaactgtaaatgttacagtaaacaaaaactgacagctcatttACAGGATTTTACAGAGTAAATAGAGttgtttttcccatttacagtaatccactgttttacagtaaaaaaactgacagctttGTCGCCAGAATTGTGGAGTACAATATAAAAGTGTGGAGTACAATATAAAAGTGTTAcactaatgcactgtaaaaattccATGGTTTTACAGtattaaaaaaactgacagctcagatgcataatttttatgttaaataaaagtggtatttaaaaaaaaaaaatcaatttacagtaatgcactgtaaaacaacTTCAAATGTTACAggaaacaaaaactggcagctcatttaCAGGATTTTACAATAAGAAATAAagtagtttttccatttacagtaatggactattttacagtaaaaactggcggCTTaatcggcagaattttactgtgcaATATAAAAAAGTGttacagcaatgcactgtaaaaacaacaattgtaggttttacagtaaaaaaaaaaactggcggctcagtcgccaggattttactgtaaaattaaaagtggtatcaatttacagtaattcactgtaaaaaaaaaagaaaattttacagtaatacataATAAACCTGACAAGTCAGATGCATAATTATTATGTTAAATAAAAGTGGTGgtgttttttcaatttacagtaatgcactgtaaaaacaactgtaaatgTTACAGGAaacaaaaactgacagctcatttTTAGGATTTTACTGTAAGAAATAAAgtagttttttccatttacagtaatccactgttttacagtaaaaaaaactggcagcgtaGTCGGCAGAATTGTACAGTGCAATATAAAAgtgttacagtaatgcactgtaaaaattacatgattttacagtaataaaaaaactgacagctcagatgCATAATTTTTACGTTAAAtaaaagtggtattgttttttttttttttttttaattcacagtaatgcactgtaaaaacaactgtaaatgTTACAGTGaacaaaaactgacagctcatttacaggattttacagtaaaaaataaagtcattttttaatttacaaaaaactggcactgtaaaaacaaccgtgaattaaacaaaaaaaatggtagCTCATTCaactgaattttactgtaaaataaaaattggtACCAttattctatttacagtaatttacagCCGACTCAAAGAGTGTTTATTCAGCTATTAAAAAACAAACCTGGAAGCTAATTTTTCAGGATTATCCTGAAATATTTAAATTGGTACTGCTTTCCTCTTTCCTCAACAATCgtaggttttacagtaaaaaaaaaacaaaaaaaaaagtcgccaggattttactgtaaaattaaaagtggtactgtttttgttACACATTTGCAGTAATGtaccgtaaaaacaaaaaataattagatttaaaaaaaggacagttcagttgccagaattttaccgtacggtttttcaatttacagtaatgcactgtgaaagcaactgcaaattttacagtaaaaaaaacaaaaaaacagctcaTTCACCAGAAtttgctgtaaaaataaaagtctaTTTACGgtaattagtagtagtagtaaagaaCGTTTAAtaaactgtaaaataaaactggcagctcaggcttTACCATAAGAATAACAGTAGTAtcctttttcaatttacagtcatTTGCTGTGAAAATTTACAGTatcgttatcattattattaacacGGTTTTATTGAGTACGTTAAATCCTGGCAGAGGAAGAATCCTGTTTGCATTTTTACTCTTAAAACCCAAATGTCAATTTAGGTCAGTGTCAGcagaatgattgattgattgtattaGAGGCAGGCAGAATGCTGGATCAGACGTTTGTATTGATCTTTACGCTAGCATTCATAAAACATCAAATACTCATTTGAATATGGAGCAATAATGCACcaaagtttctgggtgttgttgataaatggctttggcgttgcatagtagagttttaacttgcacttacagatgtagcgaccaactgtagttactggcagtggttttctgaagtgttcctgagcccatgtggtgatatcctttacacactgatggcgctttttgatgcagtaccgcctgagggattcaaggtcacgggcattcaatgttacgtgcagtgatttctccagattctctgaaccttttgacgatattatgAACCCTAGATGGTGAagtccttaaattccttgcaatagatggttgagaaatgttgttcttaaaccgttcgacaatttgctcaggcatttgttgacaaagtggtgaccctcgtcccatccttgtttgtgaatgactgagcatttcatggaagctgcttttatacccaatcatggcacccacctgttcccaattatccatgttcacctgtgggatgttccaaataagtgtttgatgagcattcctcaacttttttgccgcttgtgccagcttttttgaaaaacatgttgcaggcatcaaattccaaatgagctaatatttgcaaaaaaatattttttttgttgttactgaatgagacacccagaatgtacatgacaataaaaaatgtggtatttacaatattaactatgaaggataaaacaatgaatattgacaacatatgaacatcacctcCCCTCTCCATCAAaatattttacaatcacacatttacacacatttacaatattaactatgaaggataaaacactgaatatcgacaacatatgaatgtcacccccccccccccccccctacaccgacatattttacaatcacacatttacactattaactatgaaggataaaacactgaatattgacaacatatgaatgtcacacccccctacgccgacatattttacaatcacacatttacaatattaactatgaaggataaaacactgaatatttacaacatatgaacgtcaccccccctctacatcgacatattttacaatcaagcgaaaagcaacaaaaatgcaacaaaaccaGCGAAATATGAACTCAGGTCGAAATCGATACCTTTTTagaaacattgggtgccagttctatgagcaACCGAATTCCTCCAAAAAGGAGaaaaaacagctctgatcaatttctaaactacttaaaagaaaacatgtttcgtttaataaaattctacccaaacatttaataaagtcaaatataaactagaagaggcaattcctgaaggaattgcgggGGGAATTcttcaatgctgaagttgaagtgaaatgctgacagaatgtaagaatagtttgaatgttgaaatagtttcaatgttgaaaagcctacgctgaactgaaatgctaatggaatgtaggatgaaggtagaaatggtttgaatgttgaaatcgtttgaacgctgaaatggtttgaatgttgaagagtttgaatttccagaaaaaacggaatttggtttggaacttgggaaagtgttagtttgaatgtccaggaggag
Protein-coding sequences here:
- the LOC133579308 gene encoding leucine-rich repeat and immunoglobulin-like domain-containing nogo receptor-interacting protein 1: MFVESVVRWAALGILLQAGLQVSAESCPPRCVCPHEAKEVICSGKHLNTIPEGFSGDARRLDLSYNKIRTVGRRQFSGLPQLQELDLSDNLISMIEVDAFQGLQILRTLRIKNNRLKIIPVGVFSGLSSLRFLDLSQNEILVFLDYTFKEMVNLQTLEADENDLVFISQRAFVGLHSLQELNIDRSNLTSIPTEALSQLQSLMRLRMLRLTISTLPNNAFRRLHRLHTLIMVSWPTLDTMASNSLIGLNLTALVISNCNLSAVPYSALRPLVHLRFLDLSYNPITVIQSNLLGDLLRLQELHLVGGNLLRIEPGAFRGLTYFRMLNVSSNHLTTLEESTLHSVGNLQVLRLDGNPLACDCRLLWVVRRRLRLNFDGHQPTCSTPDTVRQREFRDFSEKELPRLFTCRPTRILDRRPQEARVEEGTTVLFSCKADGDPAASITWISSHKNKVSSTGRIRVLPNGTLEVRYAQVHDSGTYQCLAGNAAGNDSLTVGLYVKAVARNRTIPFFTEEDWLEPPVPQATNSSAETARPYPFDAKTLIIATTMGFLSFLSSVAICFVFMFFWSQSKGQIKHTATIDFVPRSSMGGGGDGGDGGRFTMKLI